A segment of the Litoribacterium kuwaitense genome:
CCATCCAAATCGTTTGTCAAACTGGCGGGTGAAGCACCTTGGCTGGTCTAGGGAAGAGGATAGACGCCAAAAGTATGTCCGCTACCAAACACTAGATCCAAACGGGGTATATGGACAAATTGCTCAATATGAGTCCATTCTTGATCCGAACCCGACTCTGATTCCTTTTTATAACGTCCCATAAAAAACGCCCGGTAAAACGAAAAATTTACACGGGCATGTTAACTTATAAATTTACGATTTTATTCTACAGTATCGGCAAGCTGATTCTCTTATAGACTAAAGTTTGATCCGCATCTTCATTCACCTTTGCACCTAGACGAAACCAGAAAAGCTTTATTCCTCCTGGGCAAAGCGTAGACTTTAAACAAATTTCACACAAACTGGTGACGATACGTTTTGTTCTCCAGCGAGCGCGGTTAACCTTCCCGACTGCCGATCACGCTGATAGACAAGTACGTTATCGGTTTCTTGATTGGAAACGATGACATAACCTTCTGTTGGATCAAGCGCAAAATCACGTGGCCAATGACCTTCCGTTGACACCCGTTCAACGAGCGTTAATTCACTAGAGCCGCTGTCCACAGAAAACACTGCAATGCTGTCATGCCCACGATTCGCCGCATATACGAAGCGACCATCCGCAGACACATGGATTGCGCTGCCTTGGCTATTTTCGTAAAAGTCACGTGGCAATGTAGGAATGACCTGCTTTTCGGTGAAACGACCATCCGATTTGTTGTAGCTTAGCACAACAACCTCATTGCTTAACTCAGTTAAGACGTAGGCATCATGACCATTCGGGTGAAAAATAATATGCCGCGGTCCGGCGCCAGCAGAGAATCGAAAACGGGCAACAGGCTCAAGCTGATCGTTCGCCACAGCGTACGTCACGAGCTCGTCTGTACCAAGATCGACTGCAACAACGTATTTTTGATCCGGGGTAAAACCAGCATAATGCGCATGGGCTTTCTCTTGTCGCGCTTCATTAGGACCGCACCCCTCGTGTTGAACAGTACTCGCCACTGGCAAAAGAGAGCCGTCTTCATTGACAGGATACAGCGCAATGATCCCCGTATGATAGTTCGCTGTCACGACCTGAGTACGTGCATCATTCACACTTACGTGACAAGGAGACCCTGCACCATCAATCTGCTTATTTAACAATGCCAGCTCACCCATTGACTCAACACGATAAGCGGCGACACCGCCGCTCTCTCCTTCTTTAGCGACAGCATACAGGACACGTCCATCCTTACTTGGATTAACATATGTAGGATTTTGCAATTCAGCAACGAGTGCCGGGGTACTAAGTTTACCTGTAGCTGCGTTAAATGAAAGCTTGTAAACCCCCTGACTTTCATTTTTCGTATACGTGCCGATATAAGCAGTGTACGTTGCCATTTCCATCATCTCCTTTACGTTATTTATTTAAGTGTATCATAAGTCTAATTTATAACCTTTAGTAAACCTTTAAGGGAATTTCGTTGACAGGTTTTTCCCTCCCTTCTATGATTTGTGTAACAAAAACCTTTATTTTGCACTATTGGTAAAGGAGCGTATTCCTTTTGAAGGACATTAAAAGAGTAACGATTGAAACTGCCAGCCGCTTGTTTCACGCCCAAGGCTATCATGCCACAGGCTTGAGGCAAATCATTAAAGAAAGTGGTTGCCCACAAGGATCTATTTATCATTATTTTCCAAATGGAAAAGAACAAATTGCTGCTGAAGGCGTGTATCATCGCATCGATGAAGTTCTCTATTTCTTAAATAATTCTTTTCAAAGTGATGATATCCTCTCAGATTTAACCAAATTATTTGAACATATTACAGAATACCATCATCAATATGTCGACAGTGGTTCTACCATGACCTCCATCGGCTTGATGACCCTTGAAACTATTGGATCGAGCGAGTTAATACAAGAAGCTTGTAAAAAGTATTATGAAAGCGTAGACCTTTTTTTTGAAACACTCCTCATTCGACATGACTATGATGCAGCAGAGGCAACCCGATTAGCGACGAGTATTGTCGCACTCATTCAAGGTGCATTTTTATTAACCCATACGTCCCAAAG
Coding sequences within it:
- a CDS encoding TetR/AcrR family transcriptional regulator, translating into MKDIKRVTIETASRLFHAQGYHATGLRQIIKESGCPQGSIYHYFPNGKEQIAAEGVYHRIDEVLYFLNNSFQSDDILSDLTKLFEHITEYHHQYVDSGSTMTSIGLMTLETIGSSELIQEACKKYYESVDLFFETLLIRHDYDAAEATRLATSIVALIQGAFLLTHTSQSTQPLIDIQASIFNLFEDNDAATKS
- a CDS encoding lactonase family protein; the protein is MMEMATYTAYIGTYTKNESQGVYKLSFNAATGKLSTPALVAELQNPTYVNPSKDGRVLYAVAKEGESGGVAAYRVESMGELALLNKQIDGAGSPCHVSVNDARTQVVTANYHTGIIALYPVNEDGSLLPVASTVQHEGCGPNEARQEKAHAHYAGFTPDQKYVVAVDLGTDELVTYAVANDQLEPVARFRFSAGAGPRHIIFHPNGHDAYVLTELSNEVVVLSYNKSDGRFTEKQVIPTLPRDFYENSQGSAIHVSADGRFVYAANRGHDSIAVFSVDSGSSELTLVERVSTEGHWPRDFALDPTEGYVIVSNQETDNVLVYQRDRQSGRLTALAGEQNVSSPVCVKFV